DNA from Streptomyces asoensis:
ACGCACGCCGGTCTCCTGCACCACTTCCGTGACAAGGACGAACTCCTCGCCGAGGTGCTCGCGCAGCGGGACTCCGAGGAATGGCGGCAGGGCCTGGAGGAGGTCGAGGGAATCGACCAGCTCGGGTCCTACCTCGCCGGGCTCATCCAGCGTCATCAGCGGGCCCCCGAGCTGATGCGGCTGTGGATAGAGCTCGCGGCGGCCGCCTCACGCCCCGACCACCCCGCCCACACCTACTTTGTCGAGCGGTACGAACTCAGCCGGGCCCAGTTCGTCGAAGGGCTCCCCAACGAGGCGGCCCGCACCCGACTCCGCGAGGGCGTCAGCCCGGAGAGCGCCGCCGTCCTCTTCCAGGCCGTGCTCAACGGGCTTCAACTGCAGTGGGTTCTTCAGCAGGACCTGGACGTCGTGGGACCGGTGACCGACTTCGTACGCCTGTTGTTCGCCCAGGACGACGACGCGGGCGACACCGCCTGAGCGACGGCGACGTCCGGCCCCGCCCGCCCACCGCTGCACCCGCCCCTGGCCGGTAAGCCGATCCGGCATGCCGCCCCCACCCCCATCGGGAAAGAGGGCTCCAGCCTGTCCGCCCGGGCCCCCCGGCCCGTTCGTGCGTTCTCAGCGCGCCGGGGCCGGGTCGGCCGGGGTCCGGTGGCGGGTGAGCAGGGTCCGGGCCGCGGCTGCCACCGCGGTCGCCGCGAGGGCGGCCAGCAGCAGCGTGGTGTGGGAGCCGGCGCTGTCGGCTGCCCGGGCGACCGGGTTGGGCAGGCCCAGGCGGTCGGCCAGCCAGCCCACGGCCGCGACGCCGGTGAGTACCGCGCCCGTCAGCCGCGCCGCGGGCCCGCCCCGCAGGCGGGCCAGGACAAGCAGGGACGGCAGGGCGAGGCACACCAGCAGGAGCTGGACCAGTTCGATGCCCAGGTTGAAGCCGAGAAGGCTGGTCGCCAACTGGCCGGTGGTCAGCCGCATCTCGGCGAGGACGAAGGAGAACGCCATGCCGTGACCGAGCCCGAAGATGCCGGCCACGAGTGCCTCACGGCCCGGGAAGAGGGGCCGGACGGCGTGGATCGCGCCGACGAGAATGCTGGCCGCGATGAACGCCTCCACCGGCCGGGCGGGCAGGTCGAGACGGCCGAACGCGGTGGCGGCCAGTGCGGCGGAGTGGCCGAGGGTGAAGGCGAGGGTGATCCGGCCGATGCGGGCCAGGGCTTTCCTGGGGCCCACCAGGCCGTTCCAGCGCCCTGCGTTCGCCGCGAGCGGGGCGGGCAGCAGCAGGATGAGCAGGAACAGCAGATGGTCGGTGCCGGTGAGGAT
Protein-coding regions in this window:
- a CDS encoding TetR/AcrR family transcriptional regulator, with product MRFVEEGDRIVDRAKTRGPYAKTAARRAEIVRAARACFAEHGYANSSLRTIAERAGITHAGLLHHFRDKDELLAEVLAQRDSEEWRQGLEEVEGIDQLGSYLAGLIQRHQRAPELMRLWIELAAAASRPDHPAHTYFVERYELSRAQFVEGLPNEAARTRLREGVSPESAAVLFQAVLNGLQLQWVLQQDLDVVGPVTDFVRLLFAQDDDAGDTA
- a CDS encoding HupE/UreJ family protein gives rise to the protein MTGPRNWLTRALRRVAGIAVAVAAALLIGAPPATAHPMPHSVVRLDVYEHSVSARLEVPVDEFTRASGLGVPEKTPADRTGAIRAYLAAHIHPTTTDGRTWQVAVGRLSLSRAVQTGTGEYRELIAQAVLTPPAGADVRHFTFGYDVIVHQVVTHTALVSVRQDWAAGQVDGEGTTQVGTIRVDTRTMKVPALKVDLGAGSAWRGFVAMLRLGGDHILTGTDHLLFLLILLLPAPLAANAGRWNGLVGPRKALARIGRITLAFTLGHSAALAATAFGRLDLPARPVEAFIAASILVGAIHAVRPLFPGREALVAGIFGLGHGMAFSFVLAEMRLTTGQLATSLLGFNLGIELVQLLLVCLALPSLLVLARLRGGPAARLTGAVLTGVAAVGWLADRLGLPNPVARAADSAGSHTTLLLAALAATAVAAAARTLLTRHRTPADPAPAR